In Quercus robur chromosome 10, dhQueRobu3.1, whole genome shotgun sequence, a genomic segment contains:
- the LOC126704007 gene encoding uncharacterized protein LOC126704007, which translates to MAPHAVSLVLIRVDSGIQRPVYYVSRSLHEVEIRYLPLEKTVLAVVHTTRKLPHYFQAHTVVVLTQLPLRALLRIADYTRRIAKWGTILRAFDIKYMPHTPVKGQILVDLVAEFAEAPFKNKIEAQHMDGKLVSSITPQEPLYWKVYVDEATNQRGSRVELVLISPEKFTIEKSLRLGFSATNNEAEYEALLEGMSMVQRMGGKVVKIFSDSRLVVGQVKGKLEARDERMQGYLSQIRHLQSGFESFNLLHVPRSGNTHANSLATLVTSSVQSLPRVILIEDLCKPTEVKGKMVHVHQIRVGPSWMDPIVLFLRKDILPEDKTEVNKIRRKAPCFWLFKDQKLYKRSFSRPYLLCIHPEASKLLLEELHGGICGSYTGGRSLSHRAITRGY; encoded by the coding sequence atgGCCCCTCATGCTGTGAGCTTGGTCTTGATTCGAGTTGATAGCGGCATACAAAGGCCGGTTTATTATGTGAGCAGGTCGCTGCATGAGGTCGAGATCCGTTATTTGCCATTGGAAAAGACCGTTTTGGCGGTAGTACACACTACACGTAAACTCCCCCATTATTTCCAGGCACATACAGTTGTTGTCCTAACTCAGCTTCCGCTCAGAGCTCTACTCCGTATTGCTGATTACACGAGaaggattgccaaatggggtaCGATTCTAagggcttttgacatcaaatataTGCCCCATACCCCCGTCAAGGGCCAAATCCTCGTGGATTTGGTGGCCGAGTTCGCTGAAGCCCCGTTTAAGAATAAGATAGAAGCGCAGcacatggatggaaaattggTTAGCTCAATTACCCCGCAAGAACCTTTGTATTGGAAGGTGTATGTTGATGAAGCAACAAACCAAAGGGGATCTAGAGTGGAGCTAGTTCTGATCTCACCTGAAAAGTTCACCATTGAGAAATCATTAAGATTGGGCTTCTCAGCCACAAATAATGAGGCTGAATATGAAGCTTTACTGGAAGGAATGTCCATGGTTCAAAGAATGGGAGGAAAGGTAGTAAAGATattctcggactcaagactagtTGTCGGCCAGGTGAAGGGCAAACTAGAAGCAAGAGATGAGAGGATGCAAGGGTACTTAAGTCAAATTAGGCATTTGCAATCAGGATTTGAATCCTTCAACCTACTGCACGtccctagaagtggaaacacacatGCTAATTCCCTAGCCACGCTTGTAACCTCCTCGGTGCAAAGCTTACCTCGGGTTATCCTTATAGAAGACTTGTGCAAACCCACAGAGGTAAAGGGAAAGATGGTTCATGTTCACCAAATCAGAGTAGGgcctagttggatggatcccatagtaCTATTTCTAAGAAAGGACATCTTGCCGGAAGATAAAACAGAAGTTAACAAAATACGGAGAAAGGCGCCTTGTTTTTGGCTATTCAAGGACCAAAAATTATACAAGCGCTCTTTTTCTAGGCCATATCTACTATGCATTCACCCTGAGGCATCAAAGCTGCTCCTTGAGGAATTACATggagggatttgtggaagctaTACAGGAGGCAGATCTTTATCTCATAGAGCCATCACTCGGGGCTATTAG